The stretch of DNA taatttttttactacaatttaacttttgaatttttagggaaacaaattaaaaaagttctattaaaatcttataaaactcAAAAGCAAATACTATCATTATTGTTAAACAGTAAATTTACATTtccataaatattcaaaatctaACTCCTATAGTTTTTTGAAGTGGCCTACCATAATCACCCTTAATTATATAGTATTTCCTAACAATTGAATTGATTAGTGTTTACAATAATGACATAAAGCAGACGCATTACCTTTCTTTTTTCCGGTcgcttttactttaattatttccttttcacaaaacccaaaaatccaaaagtcAAAATAGTCACAAGTCTCAAAAAGTCaataacctctctctctctctcacacatgAACGTCaccaccaaacaaacaacactTCCATTGATTGATCCATCCTCATAATAAATCTCCATCCTCATAATAAATCTCCATAAGACATCCTTTAgtgtttgcccaaaaaaaaaaaaaaagacatttctCATATGTATTTCAAAACTTAGGGGTTACCCGATCCGACTTGTTATTCATATATAAGTTCAGTTATTTAACACTTTAATCAACCAGTGTTTTAATTTCTAAACCATTTAAACATTTACAGTATATTTGGTACTATATGATATTCACTTTgtgaaacaaatttaatttgtcattaggaaaaaacaaaagatcagttcaagaaaaaacaattgtCCGTTTATAATGGGCTTTTAACGTTAATTCCAATTCCAAGCCCATATATTATGCTGTAATTTTGGTGTTTAGCAAGAAATCAGTCCcgcgttaaaaaaaaaaaaaaaaaaacagaatcaaaatTTACTTTCATATCTCTTCACGTGAGAGTCACGTGTTCGGTGTAAAGGGGTTGAAaccagtgaaaaaaaaaacaaaccctaaaaggAGACTCATTTCTGGGTCGAGAAGGTGCGAGAATCGCTTACAGAGACGAGAGATTGACACACACAGGTACTAAATCTTCGAGCTTTCGATCTCTCTGTGTATCTAATCAACCTGGGCATGTTACATTTTCGATTTTTACTTCCAATTTCAACCTGGGTCTGCTTAGATCAATCGAAACTCGTTTTGCTTCGTTTAGTTAATTTCAAGCtttaaagtttcgatttttgttgttgttgttgttgttcttgtagtTGTGATTCGCGTGCTGCGTCTTAATCTTGAAGCGGGGAAGAACATGGCAGACCAAGAATCAGATAAGAACATTGAGATTTGGAAGATTAAGAAGCTAATCAAGGGTCTTGAAACCGCAAGAGGTAATGGAACGAGTATGATCTCTCTTATTATGCCTCCTAGAGATCAGGTAGCTCGTGTAACTAAGATGCTTTCTGATGAATATGGAACCGCCTCAAACATCAAGAGTCGTGTGAACCGTCAATCTGTTTTGTCTGCTATTACTTCTGCTCAACAGAGATTGAAGCTCTACAACAAAGTTCCTCCCAATGGTCTTGTTCTGTATACTGGAACCATTGTTACGGATGatggaaaagagaagaaagtgacGATTGATTTCGAGCCTTTCAAGCCTATCAATGCTTCCTTGTACTTGTGTGACAATAAGTTCCACACTGAGCCTTTGAACGAGCTTTTAGAGTCTGATGACAAGTTTGGTTTCATTATTATGGATGGAAATGGAACTTTGTTTGGTACTTTAAGTGGGAATACAAGAGAGGTTCTGCATAAGTTCACTGTTGATCTTCCTAAGAAGCACGGAAGAGGAGGACAGTCTGCGCTCCGGTTTGCTCGTCTTAGGATGGAGAAGAGACATNNNNNNNNNNNNNNNNNNNNNNNNNNNNNNNNNNNNNNNNNNNNNNNNNNNNNNNNNNNNNNNNNNNNNNNNNNNNNNNNNNNNNNNNNNNNNNNNNNNNNNNNNNNNNNNNNNNNNNNNNNNNNNNNNNNNNNNNNNNNNNNNNNNNNNNNNNNNNNNNNNNNNNNNNNNNNNNNNNNNNNNNNNNNNNNNNNNNNNNNNNNNNNNNNNNNNNNNNNNNNNNNNNNNNNNNNNNNNNNNNNNNNNNNNNNNNNNNNNNNNNNNNNNNNNNNNNNNNNNNNNNNNNNNNNNNNNNNNNNNNNNNNNNNNNNNNNNNNNNNNNNNNNNNNNNNNNNNNNNNNNNNNNNNNNNNNNNNNNNNNNNNNNNNNNNNNNNNNNNNNNNNNNNNNNNNNNNNNNNNNNNNNNNNNNNNNNNNNNNNNNNNNNNNNNNNNNNNNNNNNNNNNNNNNNNNNNNNNNNNNNNNNNNNNNNNNNNNNNNNNNNNNNNNNNNNNNNNNNNNNNNNNNNNNNNNNNNNNNNNNNNNNNNNNNNNNNNNNNNNNNNNNNNNNNNNNNNNNNNNNNNNNNNNNNNNNNNNNNNNNNNNNNNNNNNNNNNNNNNNNNNNNNNNNNNNNNNNNNNNNNNNNNNNNNNNNNNNNNNNNNNNNNNNNNNNNNNNNNNNNNNNNNNNNNNNNNNNNNNNNNNNNNNNNNNNNNNNNNNNNNNNNNNNNNNNNNNNNNNNNNNNNNNNNNNNNNNNNNNNNNNNNNNNNNNNNNNNNNNNNNNNNNNNNNNNNNNNNNNNNNNNNNNNNNNNNNNNNNNNNNNNNNNNNNNNNNNNNNNNNNNNNNNNNNNNNNNNNNNNNNNNNNNNNNNNNNNNNNNNNNNNNNNNNNNNNNNNNNNNNNNNNNNNNNNNNNNNNNNNNNNNNNNNNNNNNNNNNNNNNNNNNNNNNNNNNNNNNNNNNNNNNNNNNNNNNNNNNNNNNNNNNNNNNNNNNNNNNNNNNNNNNNNNNNNNNNNNNNNNNNNNNNNNNNNNNNNNNNNNNNNNNNNNNNNNNNNNNNNNNNNNNNNNNNNNNNNNNNNNNNNNNNNNNNNNNNNNNNNNNNNNNNNNNNNNNNNNNNNNNNTTCGGTGTTGATGATACTTTAAAGGCTCTAGAAATGGGTGCTGTTGAAACTCTGATAGTGTGGGAGAATCTGGATATCCATAGGTATGAGTTAAAGAACACCACGACTGGAGAAATTGTGATTAAGCATTTGGGAAAAGATCAAGAGAACAATCAAAGCAATTTCCATGATGCAGAGACCAATGCGGAGTTAGAAGTTCAGGAGAAGATGCCTCTGCTTGAATGGTTTGCTAATGAGTATAAACGTTTTGGTTGTACGCTTGAGTTTGTGACTAACAAGTCCCAAGAAGGGTCACAATTTTGCAGAGGCTTTGGCGGAATTGGTGGATTGTTGCGGTACCAGCTTGATATGAGGACATTCGATGAATTATCAGATGGGGAATTTAATGAAGATTCAGATTAAGTCTGAGGATTATAagatctgaagaagaaggatttggagtttgaagaaaaagaaagactgagaacttttgtttgttttactctgcctctctctctctctctctctctctctctattatcGTCCAATTCCATGTTATCTCGTAAGTTTTTCTGGAACAGTTATGTTAAAATGTATGAGAAATTTGTGCTTCAATATACTCAATTTTGAAGACATTTTGTATTTTGGTACGTAGTCTTTGGCTTCAGTAAACATAAGTGTGTTATATCAATTCAATAAGTTAGTGCAATTCATTCTCTTGAGGAGCGAACATTAATGTTGCCAGAACTGTAATATCATCAACGGTAATATTATTAGTCTAATTAATCACTTTGAGAAATCAACATTAATAGTGTTACCTTAAGTAAATGTCCTAAACATTCAGAAACTGGAAAGTAGCCGTTGGAGTAATtgggaaaaagaaaggaaacgAAAAGTGATACAAATAGCCAAATCCTTTGTCTAGATTTCACAATCTTTGTGTTCTTTCTGAGAAGATCTGTGATGAATCCAAAAAGATGTGCTGCCTGCAAATATCTGAGAAGAAGATGTCCAAAAGATTGCATTTTCGCACCTTATTTCCCTCCAAACGATCCTGCAAAATTTGCATGTATCCACAGAATCTATGGTGCTGGTAATGTTTCCAAAATGCTTCAGGTATATATCTATTACATCTTTTTTTGTGTATCTTCTCTAAAATCATATTTAAGATCACGTACGTACGTTTATGCATATCTATATAAGCGTTTTCACGTTGGATTTTTGGTGTTCTTTTTGACAGCAACTTCCTGATCAGACGAGAGCTGAAGCAGTGGAGTCTTTGTGCTTTGAAGCAAAATGCAGAGTAGATGATCCTGTTTATGGATGTGTTGGCATTATTCATTTACTTCAAACTCAAATTCAGAATGCTCAGAATGAATTAGCCAAAACTCAAGCTGAGGTTGCTGTTGCTCAAACCAAACTTAGCCAAACTCAAAATTCTGACTTCTGAGTTTATGTAATATCATTATCTCTCAGTTTCATCAATAATTTCTGAATAAAATAATCTCTTTTGCATTTCTGTTTCT from Camelina sativa cultivar DH55 chromosome 9, Cs, whole genome shotgun sequence encodes:
- the LOC104710462 gene encoding eukaryotic peptide chain release factor subunit 1-3-like (The sequence of the model RefSeq protein was modified relative to this genomic sequence to represent the inferred CDS: added 316 bases not found in genome assembly) codes for the protein MADQESDKNIEIWKIKKLIKGLETARGNGTSMISLIMPPRDQVARVTKMLSDEYGTASNIKSRVNRQSVLSAITSAQQRLKLYNKVPPNGLVLYTGTIVTDDGKEKKVTIDFEPFKPINASLYLCDNKFHTEPLNELLESDDKFGFIIMDGNGTLFGTLSGNTREVLHKFTVDLPKKHGRGGQSALRFARLRMEKRHNYVRKTAELATQFYINPATSQPNVSGLILAGSADFKTELSQSELFDPRLQAKILNVVDVSYGGENGFNQAIELSAEILSNVKFIQEKKLIGKYFEEISQDTGKYVFGVDDTLKALEMGAVETLIVWENLDIHRYELKNTTTGEIVIKHLGKDQENNQSNFHDAETNAELEVQEKMPLLEWFANEYKRFGCTLEFVTNKSQEGSQFCRGFGGIGGLLRYQLDMRTFDELSDGEFNEDSD
- the LOC104710463 gene encoding LOB domain-containing protein 24 encodes the protein MNPKRCAACKYLRRRCPKDCIFAPYFPPNDPAKFACIHRIYGAGNVSKMLQQLPDQTRAEAVESLCFEAKCRVDDPVYGCVGIIHLLQTQIQNAQNELAKTQAEVAVAQTKLSQTQNSDF